TTTATCCTCTGCCGGGTTCACTATTGACCGGGTCCCCCTCTATCGCCCCGAACCTTTCGAAGATGCTACGCCTTTTCTCTCCGCCCTGAAGAGGTCGGATGGGGTCCTCTTCTTTGCCCCGAGCCAGGTTCGAGCCGCCTTCCGTCATCACGGAGCGGGAGAAGCCCTGCGTCATGTTACAATTCTTGCGATCGGCCGGACGACCGCCGGCGCAATTCCAAAACCTTATCCCGTGGCTGTCCTGGATTCACCGACTCCGGAGGGGCTTGCCCGGGTTCTCGAAGGAGGGTTGCATGAAGCTCGTTGAATGTGTACCAAATTTTTCCGAGGGAAGAAATCGAGACGTGATCGACGCCATCGTCGGAGCCATGGCGGGCGTGAAAGGGGTGCGGGTCCTGGATGTGGATCCGGGTGCAGCCACCAACCGCACCGTTGTGACGCTTGTGGGAGACCCCGATGCCATTGTAGAGGGTGCTTTTCAGGGGATCAAAAAGGCCTCTGAAGTGATCGATATGCGCCTTCATCGCGGGGAACATGCCCGGCAGGGGGCGACAGATGTCTGTCCCTTCGTTCCCGTAGCCGGTGTGACGATGGACGACTGCGTGGAGCTGGCGAAGAAGCTTGGAAAGCGGGTGGGTGAAGAGTTAAAGATTCCCGTCTATCTCTACGAGGCTGCGGCGGCGACCCCGGAGCGGAAAAACCTTGCCAACATCCGCAAGGGGGAGTACGAAGCTCTTCCCAAGAAGCTGAATGACCCGAAATGGGCTCCCGACTTCGGACCTGCGGAATTTAACGCACGGGCAGGAGCCACGGTCATCGGGGCACGGCCCTTCCTCATCGCCTATAACATCAATCTCAATACGAAGAACAAACTCAAGGCCAACGGCATCGCCTTTTCCCTCCGGGAGCAGGGGCGGATCGCCAAGGACGAGGATGGAAACACCCTGAAAGATGAAAAGGGTGAGGCCATTCGTGAACCGGGACTCTTTAAGGAGTGCAAGGCGGTCGGATGGTTCATTGATGAATATCGTCGCGCACAGATCTCCATCAATCTGACCAATTACCATGTCACCCCTCCCCATGACGTCTTTGATGCGGCCTGCAGGCTGGCGGAAGAAAAGGGTCTTCGCGTTACCGGAAGCGAGGTTGTCGGCATGGTTCCCCTGGAGCCGATCCTCCAGGCT
The sequence above is a segment of the Thermoanaerobaculia bacterium genome. Coding sequences within it:
- the ftcD gene encoding glutamate formimidoyltransferase; the encoded protein is MKLVECVPNFSEGRNRDVIDAIVGAMAGVKGVRVLDVDPGAATNRTVVTLVGDPDAIVEGAFQGIKKASEVIDMRLHRGEHARQGATDVCPFVPVAGVTMDDCVELAKKLGKRVGEELKIPVYLYEAAAATPERKNLANIRKGEYEALPKKLNDPKWAPDFGPAEFNARAGATVIGARPFLIAYNINLNTKNKLKANGIAFSLREQGRIAKDEDGNTLKDEKGEAIREPGLFKECKAVGWFIDEYRRAQISINLTNYHVTPPHDVFDAACRLAEEKGLRVTGSEVVGMVPLEPILQAGRHYLKRQTSSSGVSEEELIQTAVQSMGLDEVAPFDPKEKIIEYKIGLKEGKLVAMGVREFTNELASDSPAPGGGSVAALVGALSAGLAAMVANLTFNKKGFRAHNDEMNDVAETGQKLKDAFLSDIDRDTDAFNDILDAVRLPSKSPEEIEAREAAIQSATRGAIDVPLGVLKRTKEILPLVEFVALNGNPNAASDAGVAAASARTAAWGAYLNVMINMEGVTDSVYVERTRDEARKVLDSVQKESDRLLNLIHEKILAGKSGQGGNGDDD